The genomic DNA tgttcccgctgtccttgcaatcgctacaattaacttaatagttaattcccttgccgttcgcccctttcttgcgctgcccttgttgctcttactgtcctcgcaatcatcgcaatcaccttaattaccttaattgcctctatcctcgcggctacacatcctgctcttactgctcttgctactcttacttctatcgcgcctgcggctcctgctttcctactctcgctatcctcgcttctctcacagctgatcccgctatccctactatccccgccgtcctcgctgctctcgctgctatcgatatcctcgcttctgctcctcactccccaccgctcctactacgcctgcggccgctataactacttctgcccctgctcttgctttccctactgctctcgctgtccctgctgtccccccactgctcgcgctactctcgctgcttctcacttcctaccgctgctacggcttctacaactcctttcgccgctgcggctcctgctctcgctgtccttaccgtcgtcgctgctctcgctactcgctctgttctcgttactctcgctatatgcgcggctctcgatgctctcgctgccaacgctacctatcatgtcgctgctcttatttctctcgcctctctcgctccctacgctctcgctacttgccatctcgttgctctcgcctgcctcgcctgcctcgctctcgctacttgccatctcgttgctctcgcctgcctcgcctgcctcgctctcgttgctcttgccgctcttgctgctctcgctcttgctgctctcgctatcggagctactctcgccgtcgtcacgaccctcgcttttcctccctgctcaagctgctattactgctttcgctacctgccatcaagttgccctcgctgtcctcgccatcctcgccatcctcgccatcctcgccgtcgtcgctgccctcgctatcgccactatcgccactgttgcagctattgctctcgctaccaacgctgcctgcgctcttactgctctcgccgctctcgttaccttctctgccctcgtctttgtcgttgctctcattgctctcgctgttgccgctgctttcgctacctctaatatctttactaccctcgccttcgtcactactctcgctgctctcgccttgatcactgctctcgctgccctcgccttcgtcgctactcttactgctgctactatcgtcactgttgctgctatctctcttgctgctaaccctgcctacgctctcgctgatcttgctgctcttgcctttatcgctgcttacactatccgacctactcgagctgttggagctaccctcgtcaacgttacaactctctatatttcctctactcgcctattaatcttgtaatccaacaaaactctcctgctaagttattgctctcaaccgtctctaacaatcgcttttttcctaaaaactcaaacaacgtcggccctgctcctgaattactaaccccgaactcctctaaccgcgccgtccatcggtttcctacctcgctccgccctaatgctatacttaataacccgcctattaatacccctctatactggcaatccccgtcttggactctctgatatcgcccaaaactattcctttcccaccgattgcatatctcctgcggcactccacaccaaaaacagcccgaataacgctcaaacttaattgtctcttccatcctcttaatcgactccttgatccgctggctctcctgtcgccaacattgccgtacgtcgtgtgcgctcgatccttgccctaccgcctcgcataacccacaccggtttatccattgcgccagctgcctacgcagccactcgacgtcggcgaactcctgctgccgctgctgtatcaatctctgtcgcgggccgccttgctctcgttgctgctgattaaacgcctgccgcgcctcttcttgctccctctccaatgtctccgcctcttcttcgttgctgctgccgccctcggccacctccaccacctccatctcctccacctcctccacctcctccacctcctccatctcttccatctcctcctccatctcctcctccatctcctcctccatctcctcctccatctcctcctcctccatctcctcccgtcggctctcatgcatacgtcacacctctcctctccctcctcgcaccgagctcgctcggcctcgcgcctgtctaaatacccgtccaacattacccgtctacatgtcgccgcctcgtctatgccttcgacgtatgctcgcaccaaccgctgctccgcctcccctgcttgtcatccgccgctcgctgctcgccgtcctgcaccatcatgatggcctcgctccgctccccgtctcgcccggctcgcccgctctcctgcgcgtaatccaacacgctaaacggccaatccatgtggacaatgcaccggatatcgggcacgtccactcccatgcccaacgcgctggttgccacaatcacccgctgcttgccgcccatgaactcctccaacatgcttgccttgccaaccgcgtggtgatgatacgcatggcacttgagcttctcggctaaccccttgacctttggcactgagttgccgtacactacaatcttgccgctcttatactttcggaccttctgctgtaccatcgccaacaccgttgcctctacctcctgtctcttcctctccttctctacccttaccacccggtacgctatgttgctccgtgctgttggtgccctaaacattcttacctgcccacgctcaaaatgcattcgccggaataactcgtcctcctcgctgggtggcaacgttgctgttaacatgaccatctgcgtctctacagccactagcttacctagctgctgcatctgcttgcggaacgtgtactgccggtttaacacgatatggcactcgtcgataataatccgatctagctgccgcgtcgctcgtagccggtttaaaaacgttgcaaattcctctccaactgccgactcgggcgtcactaacaccaccgctgctgcgtctggcggacgccgactctgccactctacgcacgatatccctagcttcttgcaccgctgtgccatgtcgccacgcaacgcgatcaacggcactaccaccaccgtcgtgccgccctgctctgcccacgccggcaacatgaacaacaagctcttgcctgcccccgtcggcatcaccgctactacgggactctcgcctgctgtgatggctttgatcgctgcctcctgcaccccccggaacttggcctcctcgcccatcatgcgcttcagctgcgctctcgcgtccatcttcctcagccgctgccaccgatccacccttgcctcgtctgcctcgctctcaaacggcgctctcttccgcttgctgcttcttctctggtcgtccaagcctgcctggaagcccaaaaatctatgccaatccgtgctcgatgcccggaactgctgccgcctatccgccacggcccctgactgctccatgatccctcgcgcgtataccagtcccgccacgtgcgacgtatggcccgcctgctcgtcggcaatcgaatctcctgcctgctcctcagcccactccttattctcctcgccctcatctgcctggaacgctgtcgatccacgcaaaaaccgccggctgatgccaatcgccatctcccggtacccggcaaacgtccactcctggcccatcgcgatccggctctcgcgcttcaacgcctcccgcagccgatcggtcgtccacttgcggccgctggggtctgctggccacatatgcgacgaaactgcctccttctcccacaccaacgcctcgagccgctgctggaacggcaacaccagccacatataccacactaccagctcgcccacctcgcgcggcaaatatcgatggataatcttgacgtcgccgctgactttgtatcccttgtggtaccgtgtcacaaacaccaccatgccgtcctcgatgaatatattgcgatgccccccttgcactgtgttgctatgccgtacgctcagtagctctggccctcgcgctggctgcccacCCGTTATGTGCATTAACACCGCCAGCTTCTCGCGAAATTCTACCACCCGGTCCATGTATCGCTCTATTGCCTGTCGGTCTACCCCTGACTGCGTCCcgggcttcatgaaccgactCCGGATGCTGGCGCTCTCGCCTACCCGCTCAAATAACCACCTCTCGCCGTTGACGGGCATGTTTGTGCGATGATCCTTCAAAAAGTTCCATCCTGGCCGCTCGTCGGTTGGGTTGTCACGTATGCTCTCCCATGGCACTGCCGGCACCGGCGCTGCCTTGCTGCTAAACATTAACTCCTCTGTTAATAATCGCCGGCTCTCGCTAGCCAGCCCATGTACCATGCCGCGGAACTGCGCCATGCTAAAATGCAGCTCTTTGTACAGCAGCTCGTcgccagactccgcaacaatcaatcgatcgacatgattgattcctatataggttaaagagttactttattaggcagcctttaacctagataggaatcaatcatgccgatccgattgattgttgcggagtctgctcgtcgccgttcgtccactctacatgcccgcgggttgtagtgttgtaatggatcttcaatccatacgtccgcaaatccaacatccactgcatggggctatggctgccgcgcaccatgaaccggtccatcatcttctgcactaactgcaaacaccccttgggacgccgtcgctggcttggcccgctctcgtacgcgctgtcatctaagtcgtcgtctgtctcatcgccgctatcctcctcgggccctgacatttctagtcccttctgcacgaccataaaccgagcgatcttgatcaccgccgataatatcggcgggtactgctccggccccttccatccgtcctccttgacgcccagcaccgccaacgcgcacaccagcgggctgtcatactctctacgggtgatgcggtggttaagtaatgcaatgcaaaactccaaacacgctttctgtatcttagacaacttcttaggctcggggccttctccctgacctggctcttcctcagctacctctatcgcctcgtctatgtcgtccatcatctcctcgtccagctcttctctctcttcgtccatatcctcggcttcatcttcttcgtctccctCTATGCTCCGCTTTGCCTGTTCGATTAACACCTCCCATGCCTCTCGCTGCCGGCGCGTAAACCGATACTTGGGGCTCTTCCACCCGTGCTCTTTCTGTGTGCGTGCAAAAAACATTAACATCTGCTGCCACGGTCGTGTGTGCTTGACAATGGCGTTCTTGTCCATATACGGctgcagactccgcaacaatcaatcggatcggcatgattgattcctatctaggttaaaggctgcctaataaagtaactctttaacctatataggaatcaatcatgtcgatcgattgattgttgcggagtctgtacggctgtaacggctggaaccgggt from Pyrenophora tritici-repentis strain M4 chromosome 8, whole genome shotgun sequence includes the following:
- a CDS encoding PRP38-assoc multi-domain protein → MDKNAIVKHTRPWQQMLMFFARTQKEHGWKSPKYRFTRRQREAWEVLIEQAKRSIEGDEEDEAEDMDEEREELDEEMMDDIDEAIEVAEEEPGQGEGPEPKKLSKIQKACLEFCIALLNHRITRREYDSPLVCALAVLGVKEDGWKGPEQYPPILSAVIKIARFMVVQKGLEMSGPEEDSGDETDDDLDDSAYESGPSQRRRPKGCLQLVQKMMDRFMVRGSHSPMQWMLDLRTYGLKIHYNTTTRGHVEWTNGDEQTPQQSIGSA